From the genome of Sporocytophaga myxococcoides DSM 11118:
GTATAACGTATTGTTCATTGCTGTGGATGATATGAATGATTGGATAGGGCCGTTTGGAGGTTATAAAGGAATTATTACGCCCAACCTGGATAAGCTGGCCAAATCAGGAGTGAGATTTGAAAAAGCATATTGTTCTGCTCCGGCTTGTAATCCTTCCAGAGCTAGTTTACTTACAGGGGTTCGACCTGCTACTTCAGGTGTCTATCACAATGATCAGCCATGGAGGCCAGTATTAAAAGATGCAGTGACCCTTCCTCAGTATTTTACAGCGAATGGTTATGAAGTGGAAGCAGGTGGGAAAATTTATCATAACAGTTATAATGATGATGCTTCATGGCCGATATATCATGGTGTTCCCAAAGATCCGGAGCCGGCTTCAACACCTGTCAACGGGAAATCAAATTTTGACTGGAGTCCTGTGAATGTTAAGGATGAAGATATGGGTGATTATAAAACTGTTTCCAAAGGAATTGATTTTCTTGAGAGAAATCATGACAAGCCTTTCTTTCTGGCAATAGGTTTTACAAGACCTCACCTACCATGGTATGTTCCTCAAAAGTATTTTGATTTATATCCATTGGATAAAATTACTTTGCCTCCTGTTACAAAAAATGATTTGTCTGATGTCCCTGCGGCAGGAGTGAAGATAGCAAAGCCGGAAGGGGATCATAAGTTTATAGTTGAATCTGATCAATGGAAAAAAGCAATTCAGGGTTATCTCGCAAGCAATACTTTTGCCGATGGCCAAATAGGCAGGTTAGTAGATGCTCTGAATAAGAGTAAGTATAAAGATAATACGATTATCGTACTTTTTGGTGATCATGGATGGCACTTGGGAGAGAAGGAACATTGGAGGAAGTTTGCTCTTTGGGAAGAAGCTACAAGGGTTCCATTTATTATCATAGCTCCAGGTATTACAAAAGCTAATACTGCAGTTAACCGAACTGTAAGCTTAATGGACATTTATCCTACATTAATAGACCTATGTAAATTGCCCGCAAAATCAGGTTTGGAAGGGAATAGCATAGTGCCTCTGCTAAAGAATCCTGAATCATCATGGAATCATCCTTCTGTTACTACACATGGCTTGGGAAATCATTCTGTACGAAATGAGAGATATAGATATATCGTTTATGAAGACGGCGCAGAGGAATTATATGATCATGATACGGATCCTCAGGAGTGGAAGAATCTTGCCAAT
Proteins encoded in this window:
- a CDS encoding sulfatase, producing the protein MSLSTLKKAIVFVIAIVSIFNHNISQAQTARKYNVLFIAVDDMNDWIGPFGGYKGIITPNLDKLAKSGVRFEKAYCSAPACNPSRASLLTGVRPATSGVYHNDQPWRPVLKDAVTLPQYFTANGYEVEAGGKIYHNSYNDDASWPIYHGVPKDPEPASTPVNGKSNFDWSPVNVKDEDMGDYKTVSKGIDFLERNHDKPFFLAIGFTRPHLPWYVPQKYFDLYPLDKITLPPVTKNDLSDVPAAGVKIAKPEGDHKFIVESDQWKKAIQGYLASNTFADGQIGRLVDALNKSKYKDNTIIVLFGDHGWHLGEKEHWRKFALWEEATRVPFIIIAPGITKANTAVNRTVSLMDIYPTLIDLCKLPAKSGLEGNSIVPLLKNPESSWNHPSVTTHGLGNHSVRNERYRYIVYEDGAEELYDHDTDPQEWKNLANDPKYASVKKELIVFLPKINAPNAPRHKGGGKE